ggactcggcccgaaatgtcgactgttcattctcaccattgatgctgcctgacctgctgattcagAGAGAGTGTTTTAAAGCGGCGGGCGGATTAGACGAGTATCACTGTGTTTGTGGGTCCGAACACATCGCCGGATTTCCCAGCGCCTcctgtacaaaaagaaaagatttCTCTGTTATGGGATCGCCCCACTCCCCAGCTCAGTCCCGAAGCGGGAATTAACCGCAAAGTTTTAGTTAGTTTCAAAATTTCAGCCGAAAAGCAGAGAACAGgtcaacaaaatggagagagaTCGCGGGCAGTGCAGTAATGAAACGGGTTAAAATAGAAAGTGCTGCCTTTAATCCCGATTAAACTCTCTTTCCGGCGAACTTTGCGGCCTCAGTGACGGACAAGGACCAGTCTGAGTCTCTGGAGTGTCCGATTTTAATTGGAATCGGAGAGTTtttgaggagagagaaacacagaaaaatgaAGTCTCCGGGAGCTGACAGCAGGATGTCTCCGCCCCGTCCGCTCGCTGTCTTTAAATTGCTCTGGGCCGCCGCCTTTCGCTTCAGTTCTCACACAGTCTGATTGTGAGAAGCATTTTCCAGAGTCGCCGACATGACCGAGATAGCACCCGCCGAAACGGCTCCTCCAGCCGCACCCACCGCCGCAAAGAAGACTCCCAAGAAGAAGGCGGCCGGCCGGAGCAAACCAGCCGGTCCCAAACTGGGCGAACAAATCGATAAGATTGTGGCGGATTGTCGCGATAGGAAGGGGATGTCCGCTGTGGCCATCATGAAGGCTCTGACCAGCAGCGGTGTCGATGTGGGGAAACGTCGCGCCCAGATCAGGATGTGCATCAGGAAGAGAGTGGAAAGCGGCTCCTTGGTTCAGACCAAGGGCgcgggtctttcgggatcctttaAATCCGGTCAGGGGAAAAGTGCCGTGAAAGCGAACAAGCCATCGGTAAAGAAATCTGCCATCAAGAAATCTCCCAGCAAGAAGTCTGGCGCCAAGAACCCAGCGGCTAAGAAAGCGGCAGCTAAGAAACCAGCGGTTAAAAAAGCGGCAGCTAAGAAACCAGCGGCTAAAAAAGCGGCAGCTAAGAAACCAGCGGCTAAAAAAACGGCAGCTAAGAAACCAGCGGCTAAAAAAGCGGCAGCTAAGAAACCAGCGGCGTCGAAGCCAAAGAGCCCCAAGAAACTCGCAGCCCCGAAGAAGGCGGCGGCCAAGAAGACAGCAGTCAAAAAGTGAATTAAGATATACGGTTTGTAAGTGTTTGAACCCAACGGCTCTTCTCAGAGCCACCCACATCTCAGAAAAGAGCTGATCGTGAATATTGTGATTCCCGCGCCGGGTCCGACTGAGTTTTGCGGGGGAACTTACCGCATAAAACCCGATTTTCCCGGTACCTCTTTGACATTCAGAGCGGCCCTGACGTCCCAGATTTGAAGTGAAACATTGCGTTTCACtcgggttgtgtgtgtgtgagatagagtgaGACCGGTGGGGTGGTCTGCAGACCCAGTTCGTTCTCCCGCTCCAGGACAGCGTGACTGAGATTCCGCACCTCGCATCCCAAAGCCCGATTCAGCTGAGTTGATTGGGAACTGCTGAAACCtatgtgagaggggagggggcgTCTTGAGAGAGGGATCTGTCTCTGGGGATGGACTGCAGGGGGAAGATATATGATAACCTACCCGGCGACTTTGCCGACTGACCTTCAATCAGGTACCAGCTAcaaaagtttatttacacaacatttacaagaataaaatcaaaaatatatAATTACCGCTCTCGGAAATCTCCCACTGTACCCATCGCGACCGCATGCTCCCATTCCAAGGACAGCCGGGCATGTCGAAAGCAAACAAAACGGTAACAG
The sequence above is a segment of the Mobula birostris isolate sMobBir1 chromosome 28, sMobBir1.hap1, whole genome shotgun sequence genome. Coding sequences within it:
- the LOC140188926 gene encoding histone H1-like is translated as MTEIAPAETAPPAAPTAAKKTPKKKAAGRSKPAGPKLGEQIDKIVADCRDRKGMSAVAIMKALTSSGVDVGKRRAQIRMCIRKRVESGSLVQTKGAGLSGSFKSGQGKSAVKANKPSVKKSAIKKSPSKKSGAKNPAAKKAAAKKPAVKKAAAKKPAAKKAAAKKPAAKKTAAKKPAAKKAAAKKPAASKPKSPKKLAAPKKAAAKKTAVKK